From a region of the Actinomadura luzonensis genome:
- a CDS encoding phenylalanine 4-monooxygenase, translating into MFEEAQYFAPVAAQEDGSVVVELAASHPGFADPVYRARRNAIAGLALGYQPGTPIPEAEYTEQEHEVWAMVSRELAIKHAKYATAEYLDGVSRLGLPVDRIPQLEEVSRLLEPLTGFRYLPAAGLVPLRDFYGVLADGFFHSTQYIRHHSVPFYTPEPDVVHEVIGHANALASDRYAALYRLAGQAARRVEGEEALEFVSKVFWFTLEFGVMREQGELRAYGAGILSSYGEIEEFRGMDIRPLDLAAMGTTHYDITKYQDVLFRAESLDQLEDVVGGFWDSCDDDSIAKLIASAL; encoded by the coding sequence ATGTTTGAGGAAGCACAGTACTTCGCGCCGGTCGCCGCCCAGGAGGACGGGTCGGTGGTGGTGGAGCTGGCGGCGTCGCATCCGGGGTTCGCGGATCCGGTGTACCGGGCGCGGCGCAACGCCATCGCGGGGCTGGCGCTCGGTTACCAGCCGGGGACGCCCATCCCGGAGGCCGAGTACACCGAGCAGGAGCACGAGGTGTGGGCGATGGTCAGCCGGGAGCTGGCGATCAAGCACGCCAAGTACGCCACGGCCGAGTACCTGGACGGCGTGTCCCGCCTGGGGCTGCCGGTCGACCGGATCCCGCAGCTGGAGGAGGTCTCCCGGCTGCTGGAGCCGCTGACCGGGTTCCGGTACCTGCCGGCGGCGGGGCTGGTGCCGCTGCGCGACTTCTACGGCGTGCTCGCGGACGGGTTCTTCCACTCGACGCAGTACATCCGCCACCACTCGGTGCCCTTCTACACGCCGGAGCCGGACGTCGTGCACGAGGTGATCGGGCACGCCAACGCGCTGGCGAGCGACCGTTACGCCGCCCTCTACCGGCTGGCGGGTCAGGCCGCGCGGCGGGTCGAGGGGGAGGAGGCGCTGGAGTTCGTGTCGAAGGTGTTCTGGTTCACCCTGGAGTTCGGGGTGATGCGGGAGCAGGGCGAGCTGCGGGCGTACGGTGCGGGGATCCTGTCGTCGTACGGGGAGATCGAGGAGTTCCGCGGGATGGACATCCGGCCGCTGGACCTGGCGGCCATGGGGACCACGCACTACGACATCACGAAATATCAGGACGTGTTGTTCCGGGCCGAGTCCCTCGACCAGTTGGAGGACGTCGTGGGCGGCTTCTGGGACTCCTGCGACGACGACTCGATCGCGAAACTGATCGCCTCGGCGCTCTAG
- a CDS encoding serine hydrolase: MIAGRGQVAARVLLALALVLSLLTVPVEPAAPVLGRWRADAAAARPLPLYGGAVTDMAANMERVAALETVRPVPAKRITERLDRYLAGRPGPVTAEVKDLTTGQRYRYHPGERLITASSSKVLILMGLLLRTPWKKLPGGVRRDAEQMIRYSDNHAADRLWLRIGGASGFTEAARRFGLKHTRGVPGACVDLYCWGITRTSVDDQIRLMSALVSPRSPLKAKERARVLDLMGSVVDGQNWGLSAAACRDDRVALKNGWLKRVSTERWAVITVGLIRDDGHDYAVAVLSEGSPEVATGIATVEGVAQRVMRGFRRCPA, encoded by the coding sequence GTGATCGCGGGCCGGGGGCAGGTGGCAGCACGTGTGCTGCTCGCCCTCGCCCTGGTCCTGTCGCTGCTCACGGTCCCGGTCGAGCCGGCCGCTCCGGTACTGGGGCGATGGCGGGCGGACGCGGCGGCTGCCCGGCCCCTGCCCCTGTACGGAGGAGCGGTGACGGACATGGCGGCGAACATGGAGCGGGTCGCCGCCCTGGAGACGGTGCGGCCGGTCCCGGCGAAGCGGATCACCGAGCGGCTGGACCGCTATCTGGCCGGTCGCCCGGGGCCGGTCACCGCTGAGGTCAAGGACCTGACGACGGGACAGCGCTACCGCTACCACCCGGGCGAACGGCTGATCACGGCCAGCAGCTCCAAGGTGCTCATCCTCATGGGGCTGCTGCTGAGGACCCCGTGGAAGAAGCTGCCCGGCGGCGTGCGGCGGGACGCCGAGCAGATGATCCGCTACAGCGACAACCACGCCGCCGACCGGTTGTGGCTGCGGATCGGGGGCGCGAGCGGGTTCACCGAGGCGGCGCGGCGGTTCGGGCTGAAACATACCCGGGGCGTGCCGGGTGCCTGTGTGGACCTGTACTGCTGGGGGATCACCCGTACGTCCGTCGATGACCAGATCCGCCTCATGAGTGCTCTGGTGTCCCCCAGGAGCCCGCTGAAGGCCAAGGAGCGCGCCAGGGTGCTCGACCTCATGGGGTCGGTCGTGGACGGCCAGAACTGGGGTCTGAGCGCCGCCGCGTGCCGGGACGACCGGGTGGCGCTGAAGAACGGCTGGCTCAAGCGGGTCTCCACCGAGCGCTGGGCCGTCATCACCGTCGGCCTGATCAGGGACGACGGCCACGACTACGCCGTGGCCGTGCTCAGCGAGGGCAGCCCGGAGGTAGCGACCGGCATCGCGACCGTCGAGGGCGTCGCTCAGCGCGTCATGCGCGGCTTTCGGCGATGCCCGGCGTGA
- the pstB gene encoding phosphate ABC transporter ATP-binding protein PstB yields MSKQIQVSGLDAYYGSHKAIEDVSMTIEPRSITAFIGPSGCGKSTFLRTLNRMHEVIPGARVEGKVLLDGEDLYSANVEPVSVRRMIGMVFQRPNPFPTMSIYDNVAAGLRLNGRVSKSQLDGIVEESLKGANLWNEVKDRLNKPGAGLSGGQQQRLCIARAIAVKPQVLLMDEPCSALDPISTLAIEDLMAKLKDEFTIVIVTHNMQQAARVSDRTAFFNLAGQGQPGKVVEMDETSRMFTNPSQKATEDYITGRFG; encoded by the coding sequence ATGTCCAAGCAGATCCAGGTCTCGGGTCTGGACGCGTACTACGGGTCGCACAAAGCGATCGAGGACGTGTCGATGACCATCGAGCCTCGCTCGATCACCGCGTTCATCGGCCCGTCGGGATGCGGCAAGTCGACGTTCCTGCGCACGCTGAACCGCATGCACGAGGTCATCCCCGGCGCCCGCGTCGAGGGCAAGGTCCTGCTCGACGGCGAGGACCTCTACAGCGCGAACGTCGAGCCGGTCTCGGTGCGCCGGATGATCGGCATGGTCTTCCAGCGTCCCAACCCGTTCCCCACGATGTCGATCTACGACAACGTCGCGGCCGGCCTGCGGCTCAACGGCCGTGTGTCGAAGTCGCAGCTCGACGGCATCGTGGAGGAGTCGCTCAAGGGCGCCAACCTCTGGAACGAGGTCAAGGACCGGCTCAACAAGCCCGGCGCGGGCCTGTCCGGCGGCCAGCAGCAGCGGCTCTGCATCGCCCGCGCGATCGCGGTCAAGCCGCAGGTGCTGCTCATGGACGAGCCCTGCTCGGCCCTCGACCCGATCTCCACGCTGGCCATCGAGGACCTGATGGCCAAGCTCAAGGACGAGTTCACCATCGTCATCGTCACGCACAACATGCAGCAGGCCGCCCGCGTCAGCGACCGCACCGCCTTCTTCAACCTGGCGGGGCAGGGCCAGCCCGGCAAGGTCGTCGAGATGGACGAGACCTCCCGCATGTTCACCAATCCCAGCCAGAAGGCCACGGAGGACTACATCACGGGGCGCTTCGGCTGA
- a CDS encoding response regulator transcription factor — translation MNGDTRTKPVLLIADPDRTVVDDVADALEREGVAVTGAPDGAQGLLQAGALQPDVVLVSATLPVIDAVEFVRAVRLARAVPVLLGVGEGHAEQAVRALAAGAAACVARPYRVPELLPFIQAASPESRKLLQVGGVELDVQAYQVRVGGRTVHLPLREFELLQYLMRNADRTVTREQIMRHVWHAAGTTSTNTIAVHVKRLRARLGDEDDQLIQTVRGVGYRLVTPGIAESRA, via the coding sequence ATGAACGGGGACACGAGGACCAAGCCCGTACTGCTCATCGCCGACCCCGACCGCACCGTGGTCGACGACGTGGCCGACGCGCTCGAACGCGAGGGCGTCGCGGTCACCGGCGCGCCCGACGGCGCCCAAGGGCTGCTGCAGGCCGGGGCTCTGCAGCCGGACGTGGTGCTCGTCTCGGCCACGCTCCCGGTCATCGACGCGGTCGAGTTCGTCCGCGCGGTACGGCTCGCCCGGGCCGTGCCGGTGCTGCTCGGCGTCGGCGAGGGGCACGCCGAGCAGGCCGTCCGCGCGCTCGCGGCCGGGGCCGCCGCCTGCGTGGCCAGGCCGTACCGGGTGCCGGAGCTGCTGCCGTTCATCCAGGCGGCCTCGCCCGAGTCTCGCAAGCTGCTCCAGGTCGGCGGCGTCGAGCTCGACGTGCAGGCCTACCAGGTACGCGTCGGCGGGCGCACCGTGCACCTGCCGCTGCGCGAGTTCGAGCTGTTGCAGTACCTGATGCGCAACGCCGACCGCACGGTCACCCGCGAGCAGATCATGCGGCACGTGTGGCACGCCGCCGGCACGACCTCGACGAACACCATCGCGGTGCACGTCAAGCGGCTGCGCGCGCGGCTCGGCGACGAGGACGACCAGCTCATCCAGACCGTGCGCGGCGTCGGCTACCGGCTGGTCACGCCGGGCATCGCCGAAAGCCGCGCATGA
- a CDS encoding Lrp/AsnC family transcriptional regulator, producing the protein MDQLDARLLVTMRAHPRIGLTELARLLGVARGTVQARVEKLTARGVIEDFGPTVSPAAAGHPILAFVWLQIAQGRLEEAVAALRAVPQILEVHGTSGQHDLLCRVVARSTDHLQEIIARVLASPAVQRTDTTIALSTQIPYRIEPLLQSP; encoded by the coding sequence GTGGACCAGCTCGACGCCCGCCTGCTCGTGACCATGCGCGCGCACCCGCGCATCGGCCTGACCGAACTGGCCCGGCTCCTCGGAGTGGCGCGCGGCACCGTCCAGGCCCGCGTCGAGAAGCTGACCGCCCGGGGCGTCATCGAGGACTTCGGCCCCACCGTCTCCCCGGCCGCCGCCGGCCACCCCATCCTGGCCTTCGTCTGGCTCCAGATCGCGCAGGGCCGGCTGGAGGAAGCGGTCGCCGCCCTGCGCGCCGTGCCGCAGATCCTGGAGGTGCACGGCACCAGCGGCCAGCACGACCTGCTCTGCCGCGTGGTCGCCAGGAGCACCGATCACCTGCAGGAGATCATCGCCCGCGTCCTGGCCTCCCCCGCCGTGCAACGCACGGACACCACGATCGCCCTGAGCACCCAGATCCCGTACCGCATAGAACCGCTCCTGCAGTCCCCCTGA